A region of Deltaproteobacteria bacterium DNA encodes the following proteins:
- a CDS encoding PilZ domain-containing protein, whose product MAAPLEIDDTLFAAITESRLALRVPVPLELVVWDGLRSRRGEVLDISLTGARVRFAEPITTDRRPWIWLPAGLGAAYPQPIGVEVAWSDALPGAPTGHCQVGVRFRSFPLGGRERLARVLADLVGRVPEAAQIEEPADRRAAPRHAFERRIIARGKGTPLVLLGRDLSAGGLCVETRRALAIGDRLQLALHAGGEVPLVMQAEVVRAIGDERWGLAFREVSSAQQLRLEQILRDQLSPHVGQNALLVSEVPA is encoded by the coding sequence ATGGCGGCACCTCTCGAGATCGACGACACGCTGTTCGCGGCGATCACCGAGAGCCGCCTCGCGCTGCGCGTGCCCGTGCCGCTCGAGCTGGTCGTGTGGGACGGACTGCGTTCGAGGCGCGGCGAAGTGCTCGACATCTCGCTGACCGGCGCGCGCGTGCGCTTCGCGGAGCCCATCACTACGGATCGGCGCCCGTGGATCTGGCTCCCCGCCGGGCTCGGCGCTGCGTATCCGCAACCGATCGGCGTCGAGGTGGCGTGGTCGGACGCGCTCCCCGGCGCGCCTACCGGACACTGCCAGGTCGGCGTGCGCTTCCGCAGCTTTCCGCTCGGCGGGCGCGAGCGACTCGCACGCGTGCTCGCGGATCTCGTGGGGCGCGTCCCCGAGGCCGCGCAGATCGAGGAACCGGCCGACCGCCGCGCCGCTCCGCGCCACGCGTTCGAGCGCCGCATCATCGCGCGCGGGAAGGGCACGCCCCTCGTGCTGTTGGGGCGCGACCTCTCCGCGGGCGGGCTGTGCGTCGAGACGCGCCGCGCGCTCGCGATCGGCGACCGACTCCAGCTTGCCCTTCACGCCGGCGGCGAAGTCCCGCTCGTGATGCAGGCCGAGGTCGTGCGCGCGATCGGCGACGAGCGCTGGGGCCTCGCGTTTCGCGAGGTCAGCAGCGCGCAGCAGCTGCGCCTCGAGCAGATTCTGCGCGATCAGCTCTCGCCGCACGTCGGCCAGAACGCGCTGCTCGTGAGCGAGGTCCCCGCCTAG
- a CDS encoding ribose-phosphate pyrophosphokinase has product MIGNIKVISGTAHPQLARDICRHLGIDLCPSSVVRFSNENMLVQIEENVREADVFVIQPSCAPVSDGIVELLITIDALKHASAGRITAVLPYFPYTRSDKKDRPRISITARLMADLLETAGADRVLTMDLHSPQVQGFFRMPTDQLNAAPILCDHLRSTRDLSNYVLVAGDVGESKEIGAYANRLNLPIAIVDKRRYGDDDNARATNLIGEVEGKHALIIDDEIATGGTLMEATQFVLQRGALSVEAACVHGVLSGKAIPRLEASPLKSLIVTDSLPLPPEKRVDKVHVLSVARLFADAIRAIHDGSSISRLFR; this is encoded by the coding sequence ATGATCGGCAACATCAAGGTCATCAGCGGCACCGCGCACCCGCAGCTGGCGCGCGACATCTGCAGGCACCTCGGGATCGATCTCTGCCCGTCGAGCGTGGTGCGCTTCTCGAACGAGAACATGCTCGTGCAGATCGAAGAGAACGTGCGCGAGGCGGACGTGTTCGTGATCCAACCCTCGTGCGCGCCGGTCTCCGACGGCATCGTCGAGCTGCTCATCACGATCGACGCGCTCAAGCACGCGAGCGCGGGCCGCATCACCGCGGTGCTCCCCTACTTCCCTTACACGCGCTCGGACAAGAAGGACCGGCCGCGCATCTCGATCACCGCACGGCTGATGGCCGACTTGTTGGAGACCGCCGGCGCGGACCGCGTGCTCACGATGGACCTGCACTCGCCGCAGGTGCAGGGCTTCTTCCGAATGCCCACGGACCAGCTCAACGCCGCGCCGATCCTGTGCGACCACCTGCGCTCGACGCGCGATCTCTCGAACTACGTGCTCGTCGCCGGCGACGTCGGCGAGTCGAAGGAGATCGGGGCCTACGCCAACCGGCTGAACCTTCCGATCGCGATCGTCGACAAGCGCCGCTACGGCGACGACGACAACGCGCGCGCCACGAACCTGATCGGCGAGGTCGAGGGCAAGCACGCGCTCATCATCGACGACGAGATCGCGACGGGCGGCACGCTGATGGAGGCGACGCAGTTCGTGCTGCAGCGCGGCGCGCTCTCGGTCGAGGCCGCGTGCGTGCACGGAGTGCTCTCGGGCAAGGCGATCCCGCGTCTCGAGGCTTCGCCACTGAAATCGCTGATCGTGACGGACTCACTGCCGCTGCCGCCGGAGAAACGCGTGGACAAGGTCCACGTGCTGTCGGTGGCGCGCCTATTCGCCGACGCGATTCGCGCCATCCACGACGGCAGCTCGATCTCGCGCCTGTTCCGCTAG